A window of Bradyrhizobium diazoefficiens genomic DNA:
CGGGCTGTCCGGCGATGAACATGATCGCGCTGGAGATCGAGCTGGCGCTGGAGCGCGCCGGGTTTCGCCAGTCAAAGGTCCGCACCGTGCTGTCGCCGGCCTGGACCACCGACTGGATGAGCGAGGACGGTCGCCAAAAGCTCCGCGCTTACGGCATCGCGCCGCCGCAAGCTTCCAACTCGCGACGCGCGTTGTTCGGCGCGCAGGCCGTTGCGTGCCCGCAATGCGGCTCGGAAAACACGGAGCTCTTGTCCGAATTCGGCTCGACCTCCTGCAAGGCGCTGTGGCGCTGCAAGGCGTGCCGCGAACCGTTCGATTATTTCAAGTGCCATTGACCATGTCAGCCGCCGCACCACGCTTCCATCGCCTGGCCGTCAGCGATCTCCGCCGCGAGGCGGCCGACGCTGTCTCGATCACCTTCGCCATCCCCGGCGAGCTCGCTCGCGATTACGCCTTCACGCCCGGCCAGTACCTCACGCTCCGAACCACGCTGGACGGAGAAGAGGTGCGTCGCTCCTATTCGATTTGTTCCGGCCCCGACGACGGCGAGATTCGCATCGCCGTGAAGAAGGTCGACGGCGGCGCGTTTTCGAACTGGGCGGCGGACGAGCTGAAATGCGGTGACGAGCTCGACGTGATGACGCCGACGGGCCGCTTCGGTACGATCCCTCAGGCGGACGCTGCGCGCATCCATGTCGGCTTTGCCGCGGGCTCCGGCATCACCCCGATCCTGTCGATCGTCAAGGGTACGCTCGCGCGCGAGCCCGGCAGCCGTTTCTTCCTGTTCTACGGTAACCGCGCGACCGATAACATCATGTTCCTCGAAGCGCTCGAGGAGCTGAAGGACCGCTTCATCGATCGCCTCTCGATCTTCCACGTCATCTCCGGCGAGGAGCAGGATATCCCGATCCTGCATGGCCGGCTCGATGGCGACAAGGTGAGGGTGCTGTTGCGCTCACTGGTGCCGGCGGGAAGCGTCGATCATGTCTACATTTGCGGACCTCTTGGCATGAGCGAGGACATCGAGGCAACCTGCCGGGAGCTCGGCATCGTGCAAGACCGCATACATGTCGAGCGTTTCGTCTCCGAATTCGGCGGCAAGCCGCGGCCGAAGAAGGTGGTCGCTCCCGACGCGCCGCCGAAGGCGATCGCCTCGCTGATCATCGACGGCAAACGCCGCGACGTTCCGGTCGCCGAGGACGAGGCGATCCTCGATGCCGCACTGCGCGCCGGCGTCGATCTGCCGTTCGCCTGCAAGGGCGGTATGTGCTCGACCTGCCGCGCCAAGCTGGTCGAAGGTGAAGCACCGATGGACATCAATTATTCGCTGGAACCCTGGGAGCTGAAGGCAGGCTTCGTCCTGACCTGCCAGGCCAAGCCGTCGTCCGAGCGCGTCGTGGTCGATTATGATCATGTCTGAGCAGACGCATCAGACGCCGGCGATGCGAATGCGTCGCATTGTTTGACAGTTTTGGCCAACCAGCAGAACATCATATGCAAGCATTTGGCCGGGAGAGGCGCGTGAACGTCAAAGCCGCTTTGTCGCCTGAGAATGTTGCCCGCGCCTGCGCCGACGCGATGTGGGCGGAGGACGATGCTTCCAAGGGGCTCGGCATGGAGATCGTCGAGATCGGTCCGGGCTTCGCGACGCTCGCGATGACGGTGCGGCCGGACATGGTCAATGGCCAGCGCATTGCCCATGGCGGCTTCATCTTCACGCTCGCCGATTCCGCCTTCGCCTTTGCCTGCAACTCGCACGATGAGCGCGTGGTGGCGGCTCAGGGCCAGATCACCTTCATCAAGCCCGGCAAGCTCGGCGACCGCCTCGTTGCGAAGGCACGCGAGATCACGCGCGGGGGACGCTCTGGCATCTATGACGTCCGTGTCACCGCGGGCGACACCGTCATCGCGGAATTTCGCGGGCACTCGCGTGTCATTCCCGGCACGTGGCTGCCGGCGCAAGACCAATAATCAATCAAAAACCAATCAATATCGTGGGGAAACGAGGATGGCTCAGACGAGGCTCAAGGAAGGCGGCAACGGCTATAGCCCCGAGATGGACGCGCATGAGCGCGCCTCGCGCGACGAGATCATGGCACTGCAGAAGCAGCGGCTGGCCTGGTCGCTGAAGCACGCTTATGACAACGTCGCACATTATCGCAAGGCGTTCGACGAGGCCGGCGTTCATCCGGCCGACTTTCGCGAGTTGTCCGATCTGGCGAAATTTCCGTTCACCGTAAAGACGGACTTGCGCGACAATTATCCCTTCAACATGTTCGCCGTGTCGCGCGAAAAGCTGGTGCGCGTGCATGCCTCTTCCGGTACGACGGGCAAGCCGATCGTCGTGGGGTATACCCAAGCCGACATCGATATCTGGTCGGAGGTGATGGCGCGCTCGATCCGCGCCGCCGGCGGCCGCACCGGCATGATCATCCACAATGCCTATGGCTATGGTCTCTTCACCGGCGGGCTCGGTGTCCACTACGGCGCCGAGAAGCTCGGTTGCACCGTGGTGCCGATCTCCGGCGGCATGACCGAACGGCAGGTGCAGCTCATCAACGATTTTCGTCCTGATATCATCACGGTGACGCCGAGCTACATGCTGGCGATCCTCGACGAGTTCAAGCGACAGAAGCTCGATCCGCGCCAGTGCTCGCTCAAGGTCGGCATCTTCGGCGCCGAGCCCTGGACCAATGCGATGCGCGGCGAGATCGAGGACGCCTTCGACATGGACGCGACCGACATCTACGGTCTCTCCGAGGTGATCGGCCCCGGGGTCGCGCAGGAATGCATCGAGACCAAGGACGGCTTGCACATCTGGGAGGACCATTTCTATCCCGAAGTGATCGACCCCGAGACCGGCGCGGTGCTGCCCGACGGTGAGAAGGGCGAACTGGTCTTCACCTCGCTGACCAAGGAAGCCTTTCCGGTGATCCGCTATCGCACTCGCGACCTGACGCGGCTTCTCCCCGGCACGGCACGCCCCGGCATGCGGCGGATGGAGAAGGTGACGGGTCGCTCGGACGACATGATCATCCTGCGCGGGGTCAATCTGTTCCCGACCCAGATCGAGGAGGTGCTGCTCGCGACCGACTGGTGCGGCGGTCATTTCATTCTGGAACTGACCCGCGAAGGCCGGATGGACGAGTTGACCATCATCGCCGAGGCCAGGCCGGAAAGCTGGGATGGCCGGGGGCTCGTCGATCACGCCGACCGGATCTCGGCCTACATCAAGAACACGATCGGGATCAGCTCCAAGGTGAGGGTGGTCGCGCCGGCCACGCTGGAACGCTCGCTCGGCAAGGCCAAGCGTCTCTACGACAAGCGGCCCAAGGACTGACTTGGCGGATTGACTTGACCGGTCCCAGAGGCGACAAGGCCCGCGAGAAATCACGGGTCTTTCGATGCTGCCAGTCGATGCCAAAACGGTCGAAGCGCGCTGCGTGCGCCTCAATGCTAAGGCCGAAAACGCCGCTGCGCTTGCGCCGGTGATTGAGCCTCAGACGCTCACGCGCGGTCCGAACGATGTCCTGATCGAGGTGAAGGCAGCCGCCGTCAATCCCTCCGACGTCAAGGCTGCCACGGGACTGATGCCCTATGCCGTGTTCCCCCGCACCCCGGGCCGTGACTATGCCGGTGTGGTGGTCGACGGGCCGGCCGGCACGATCGGCCGTGAGGTGTTCGGCTCGTCCGGCGATCTCGGCATTCGCTGCGACGGCACCCACGCCACCCATCTCGTGGTCGAAGCCGATGCCGTGGTGGAGAAGCCGAAGATGATGTCCTGGGAGGAAGCCGCCGGAATCGGCGTTCCCTTCGTCACGGCCATGGAAGGCTATCGCCGAGCCGGCGTTCCAAAGCCCCGCGAGACCGTGTTGGTGTTCGGTGTCAATGGCAAAGTCGGCCAGGCTGCGGTGCAGATTGTGACCTGGCGGGGCGCAAACGTCATCGGCGTGGTGCGCAACGTGGAAGCCTACGAAGGCCACACCAACGCGCCTATCGAGGTGATCGACGCCTCCGCAATGGACATTGCCGCACGCGTGCGCGAAGTGACGGGGGGCAAGGGCGCCGACATTGTCTTCAACACGGTGGGCGACCCCTATTTCCAGGCGGCGCACAAGTCGCTTGCATTGCGTGGTCGCCAGATCCTGATCGCCGCGGTCGATCGCATCGTGCAGTTCAACATTCTCGAATTCTATCGCGGCCAGCACACCTATGTCGGCATCGACACGCTGGGTCTGTCCTCGGCAGCGACCGGCGCAGTGCTGCGCGACCTCGGCCCCGGCTTTGCGAGCGGGCACCTGAAACCGTTCCCGATCCAGGCGAGCGCCGTTTATCCCCTGGAGCGCGCAAAGGAGGCATACGTCGCCGTCGCCGGCTCCTCGCGCGATCGTGTCGTCCTGAAGCCGTAGCCATGGAATCGTTCGCTCAGTTCGTGATCCCGGCCGGCCTCGTCATCGGCCTGATCTATGGCGCTGTCGGCCTGCTCAGCGGTTTTTGCCTGATGAGCAGCATGCGCGGCTGGCTCGCACAAGGGGACGGGCGGCTGGTGCGCACCTATGCGCTGGCGATCGCCGTTGCGATCGCCGTCAGCCAATTGTTGGCGGGCAATGGCACGGTCGACCTCGGCAAATCCATCTATCTGCAACCGTCCTTTTCGGCGCCGGTACTGTTCCTTGGCGGGCTGCTGTTCGGCTACGGCATGGTGCTGTCGAACGGTTGCGGCTCGCGGGCGCTGGTGCTGCTCGGGCGCGGCAACCTCCGATCCTTCGTCGTCGTGATCGTGCTGGCCATCGCCGCGCAGATGACGCTCAAGGGCCTGATCGCGCCGGCCCGCATCGCGCTGGTTCAGGCATCGCAAACCACGCTCAGCGCCAATTCGCTGCCATCATTGCTGTCGATGTTCGGTCTCGCCGCACCTTTCGCGCGTGCGCTGGCTGCGGCTCTCATCGTCATCGCGCTGGTCGTGTTTGCTTTCGCCCATCCGGCCTTCCGTCGATCGCCAGGCCAGATCGCAGCGGGAATCATCGTCGGTCTCCTCGTTGCGGCTGCCTGGTTCGTCACCGGCTATCTCGGCGCCGACGACTTCAATCCCGTTGCGGTGACCTCGCTCACCTTCATCGCGCCGATCGCGGACAGCGTGCAATACGCCATGCTCTCGACCGGCCTGACGCTGAACTTCGGCATCGCGACAGTCGCCGGTGTCTTCGGCGGCAGCCTGGTCACGGCCCTTGCGACGGGCCGTTTCAAGCTCGAAAGCTATTCCTCGCCCCGTCACATGCTGCGCTCGGGCAGCGGCGCCGCGCTGATGGGCATCGGCGGCGTGATGGCGTTCGGCTGCTCGATCGGGCAAGGGCTCACCGGCATGTCGACGCTGGCGCTGGGCTCGTTCGTCGCGCTCGCCGGCATTCTGCTCGGCACCACGGCAGGCCTGCGCGGTGCGTTGCGGGTTCGGCCGCCTGCTGTGGCCTGACTTCGCAGCAATCGGTCACCTAGCGTTGCAAGACCGATGCCGCTGACGATCAGTCCGGCCGCGACAGCGAGACCCACATCGATGGGCTCGCCGAGCAGGATCGCGGCGCTGGCAATGCCGACGAGCGGCGTTCCCGTGGTGCCAAGCGCCGTCGTCAGGGCCGAGATGCTCTTGTTGACCATCGACATTGCCCAATAGGCTAGCGCTGTTCCGATCAGGCCGGAGTACAGGAATAGCAGGATCAGCCTCCACGACCATTCGGCGTGCGGAAAGCCATCCGTGATCAACGCGGATGCCGTCAGCACGATCGTGGCGACGAGCACCTGCCAGATAAGGAGCTGGAGCGGGGACGCGATCCAGCGATGCGCGCGGATGTAGATGATGTTCGCGGCCCAGCAGATCGCGGCCAGGATGACCATGCCGGCGCCGAGCAGGACGTCGGTATCGGTCCAGTCGATCGAGGACGGGTTGAGTATGACGGCAAGGCCGATCAGTCCGAGCAAGGCGCCGGCAAGCTTCGGCGCGGTCAGCCTGTCCTTCCCAAGCAAGGGCGCGGCGAGCGCAACCCAGAGCGGCGTGGTGTAGCCGAGCACGATGGCCTTGCTCGCGGGCAGGAAGCGCACACCGGCCGCAACCAGGACCGAGAACACCGTCATGTGCAGCAGCGCGACGCTCAGGACCACGGGAATGTCGCGCCGCTCCGGGATGACCAGATTGCTGCTGGCTCCGAGAATTACAAACAAGCCGCCCAGCGCGATCCAGCTCCGGATTGCCGAGGTCCAGAGCGGCGGAAGGAATTGCACGAGCTGCTTGGTCACCGACCAGTTCACGCCCCAGGCCAGCACGACGATGAGAAACAGGCCGACGGCCATGCGGGGCGAGAGCGAGTTCATCTTGAGGCCCTTGAAGCGGTCCAGTCCGCCGGATAGCATCCGAGCTGGCTCTTGAAGAAGTGCCAGATCGGAGAAGAACAAGGTGCCAGTTTCGGACGACATGATCTCTACTCTGATCGACCTGAACCGGGCTGACGGCGAAGGGCTGGTGGCCCGACTGACGAGCCAGCTTCGGAGCCTGATCGTCAGCGGCGGTCTCGGCAAAGGCCGCGCACTGCCATCGAGCCGAGGGCTTGCGAGCGATCTCGGCGTCTCCCGGAACACCGTTACCTATGCGTTCGAGCAGCTTGCCGCCGAGGGATATCTTGAGGCATCGCGCGGCCGCCGCCCGGTGGTCACGTTTGGCGGCGGCGAACGGATCGAAGGCGCGCGCGCTGTCACGTCGCGGCCGCGCTCTGACAAGCCGCGGCTCTCGCCCTGGGCCTCGAGGCTCAAGCAGGCCGACTGGCCGATGTCCTATCAGGCGCCGCTGAAACCGCTGCGCCCGGGGCATGGCGATTTCCGGGAGTTTCCAAACGATGTTTGGGCCCGCTGCCTCCGCCGCAGCGCCGTGCGTGCGGCCAAACGCGATCTCGGATCGGTGAACCGAACGCGCCTGCGCGAGGCGCTGGCGCATTATCTGGCAACCAGCAGGGGCGTTCGCGCCACGGCCGAGCAGATCCTGATCTTGCCGAGCGCGCAGGCCGCCCTGACTTTGATCGCGGCTACGCTCATCACGCCCGGTGACGAGGTCTGGGTCGAGGATCCCGGCTATCCCGGCGCCACGGCTGCCTTCCGCGCGTCCGGCGCGCGCGTGACCGGTATCGGTCTCGATGGGCAAGGCATGCAGCGAATGCCGGGGCTGCCGCCCCCGACCCTGATCTTCATGACTCCCTCGCACCAGCATCCAACCGGACGGCTGATGTCGCTCTCCCGCCGCACCGAGTTCCTTGGCCTGAGCAGGCCCGACAAGGCCTGGATCGTGGAAGACGACTACGACGGCGAATTTCACTACGACAGCCGGCCGGTGCCGGCCTTGCAGGGGCTCGATGCTCACGGCCGCGTCTTCTATGTCGGAACGTTTTCGAAGGCGATGACATCGGACATCCGGCTGGGTTATCTCGTCGCGCCGCCGGCGCTGGCCAGCACCTTGGAGATTGCGCAGCGGCACATCGGCCTGATCGCCGCCAGCCATGTTCAGGAAGCGCTCGCCGAGTTCATTGCCGACGGCCATTTTCTCGCGCATCTGCGCAGGATGCGCCGGCTCTATCACGCGCGCCGCGATCACCTCGTTGAGGGACTTCAGCGCCATCTCGGCGATGTGCTCACGGTCGAGGTGCCCTCGGGCGGTATCCAGCTCGTGGCACGCCTCAAGCGCGGTCGCGCCGATCAGGCGGCAGTCAAACGGCTGGTCGAGGCGGGGGTCGAAACGCGCGCCTTGTCGAGCCTGGCGCTCGGACGGCCGCGTGATCATGGCCTGCTGCTCGGCTTTGCGGCATGGCGCGAGAGCGAGATCAGCGCGGCGGTGCGAACGATGGCGTCGTGCCTCTAGAGCATGATCCGGACCCAAAGGGCGGCGCTAGCGCAAAATGTGGAGCGGTCTTCGAAAGCCTCATGCTCAAACAATAACGCGCTAATCCACGGCCTTCGTCACGATGCGGATCTCGGACGTCAGTGTCCGGTGCACCGGACACTTGTCGGCGATCTCCATCAGCTTCCTGCGCTGCTCGGCGTCGAGCGCGCCATCCATCGCAATGTCGCGCTCGATCTGGTCGAGCATGCCCTCGCGCGTGTCGCACTCCGCGCAGTCCTTGGCGTAGATCTTGGAGTGCTTCAGCGTAACGGTGACGCGGTCGAGGGGGAGCGACTTGCGGTCGGCATAGAGCCGCATGGTCATCGAGGTGCAGGCGCCCAATCCTGCAAGCAGGAAATCGTAGGGCCCGGGGCCGGCGTCCTCGCCGCCGGCAGGCACCGGTTCGTCCGCCACAAGATGATGCGGGCCGACGGTAATGACCTGGTTGAACTTGCTCTTGCGAGTCTCCTGCACCACGACCTGACGCGGCGCTTCGGGGAGATCTATCGCTTTCGCGGGTTTTGTGCCGTCGACGTAGCGGCTGGCCCAGGCCGCAATCACATCGGCCACATAGAGCGCGTCGATTGGCCTGGTGAGCAGATGATCGGCATGGTCGAGCGAGACGAAGCTCTTGGGGTGCCTGGCTGCAACGAAGATCTTGGTTGCATTGTCGATGCCGACGGTGTCGTCGATTGGCGAGTGCATCACCAGCAGCGCCTTGTGCAGGCCGGTGACGTCCTTCATCAGTTCGTGCTCGGCGATGTCGTCGAGGAATTCGCGCTTGATCCGGAACGGGCGTCCTGCGAGCGAGACCTCGACCTCGCCCTGGGCGCGGATGTTGTCAACTTGCTCCTTGAACAGGCCGGTGACGTGGACGGGATCGGACGGCGCCGCAATGGTCACGACCGCCCTTGCCTCCGGGATCTTTGCTGCGGCGGCGAGGATCGCCGCGCCCCCGAGGCTGTGGCCGATCAGAATTGACGGCGCCCTGCGGGCGCTGCGCAGGTGCTCAGCCGCGCGCACGAGATCGGCGACGTTGGAGGAAAACGTCGAGTTGGCGAAATCGCCTTCACTGGAGCCGAGCCCGGTGAAGTCAAAGCGCAGCACCGCGATGCCCTTGGCGGCGAGCGCGACCGAGATGCGCTTGGCCGCGAGCGTATCCTTGCCGCAAGTGAAGCAGTGCGCAAACAGCGCGTAGGCTGCGGGCTCGCCCTCCGGCAGCTCCAGCGCGGCCGCGAGCTGATGGCCGCCTTCGCCCGTGAATTGGAAGCGTTCCGTCGGCATGGGCTTCCCCCGTTCTTGCTTGCATCTAATCGTCTGAATAGCGCTGCTCGGCCCAGGGATCGCCGCGGTTGTGATAGCCGCGAACTTCCCAGAAGCCCGGCGCGTCCCCGGTCAGGAATTCGATGGCCTGAAGCCATTTCGCGCTCTTCCAGAAATAGAGGTGGGGCACGACCAGGCGCACCGGGCCGCCATGCTCCTCCGTCAGCGGCTGGCCCGACCAGCTATGGGCGAGCAGCGCATCCTCGGCGGCAAAGTCTTCCAGCGTGAGGTTGGTGGTGTAGCCGTCATGGGAATGCAGCACCACGAAGCGTGCATCCTCGCGCGGTTGGCAGGCCGCGAGCAGCTCGCGCGTGGCGAGCCCTTCCCACTCATTGTCGTAGCGCGACCAAGTGGTGACGCAGTGGATGTCGGAGGTAAACCGGGCCTGCTTCTGCGCAGCGAACTCCGCAAAGGTCCAGAACACGGGGTTCTCGATCGCACCGTAAACGTCAAGCCGCCAGCGTTCGCGCGACACCGGCGGCACGACCCCGAGATCGAGCACAGGCCAGTCCTTGGTGAGGTGCTGTCCGGGCGGCAGGCGCTGATCCCTGGGACGCGCGACTCTGCCGGTGAGGAAGCGGCCTTCGCGTGCCCACTTTTCCTTGGTGCGCGTCAGCTTGCTATCGGACGGCGGCTCGTCGTCGGCCATGGTTTACTCGTGGCGGTGCATCGCGGAGGCGGGCTCGGCGTCGCAGTAATCTCCCCGGCGCTGCCGGAAAGGCTTACATCGCCTTTCCGAGCAAGATTGGCAACTGGCGGGGGCCTCTCACGGTGCCCTGCGACCAGGTCACGGTGCCTGCCGGATCGAGCGCGAAATCCGGAATGCGTTTCAGCCATTCCTCCAGCGCAACCTGCATCTCCATGCGGGCCAGGTTGGAACCGACGCAACGGTGGATGCCAAGGCCGAAGGCGGCGTGGCGGTTCTCCCGGCGGTCGATCACGACCTTGTCAGCATCAGGAAACATCTTGGGATCGCGGTTTGCGGCCGGGAAGGACAGCAGCACCATGTTGCCCGCCTTGACCGGACAGCCCGAGATCGTCGTCTCCTTGACCACCTCGCGGGCCATCGTCACCGGCGAATAGGCGCGCAGCAGCTCCTCCACCGCGGTCGGGATCAATGCAGGCTCGGCAATCAGCCGCTCGCGGTCGGCGGGCGTCCTGGCAAGATGCCAGAGCGACGAACCGATCGCGCTCCAGGTGGTGTCGATGCCGGCGATCAGGAGCAGGCGCAGCGAGCCAAGGACGTGCGAGTCCTCGAGCGGGTTGCCTTCCTTGTCCTTGGCGTTCATCAGGTACGAGATGAGATCGTCGGTCGGCTTGGTCCTGCGTTCCTCGATGTGCGCGCTGAAATAGGCACTCATCTCCTGCACGGCCTGGAGCAGCCTGCTCTCGTCCTTGATGCCGAGCTCCAGGATCATGTGGATCCAGTTGATGAAGAGATCGCTGTCGCTCTCGGGAATGCCGAGCATGTGGGCGATCGCCCGAACTGGAATATATTTGCTGTAGCGCGCTGCGGCGTCGACCCTGCCGTCGGCGATGAATCCGTCGATCAGCTCGTTGCAGATCGTGCGCATCCGTGGCTCCAGCTTCTTCATCGCGTCCGGCGTGAAGGGGGGCAGCAGCAACTGCTTGGCCGGCTTGTGCACGGGCGGATCCGAGGTGATCGGCGGGGCAGCGTTCCTGCCGACCTCGGGACGGACGTCGCGCACGATGATGCGGCGCGACGAGAAATGCTCGGTGTCGTTGGCGATCTCGCGCACTGCCTCGTAAGTCGTCGGCAGGTAGCAGCCGAGAAAGCGCTTCGTGTGCACCACGGGGCTGGCAGCGCGCAACTCGTCCCAGATCGGGAAGGGATCCTCCGTCCACTGCGGATCGGTGTGGTCGAAATCGTGGACCCAATCGGTCACGGGCGGATGGGCGGCGGGCTGGCTGACGTCGGACATCTCGAATCTCTCGGGGTTCGTGGTCGAAGACAGGCGAGCGGGAGGAGAGCGCGTCACTCCTCGATTACATCGATCGCGATTTCCGGGCAGTTGGATTTGGCGAGCCACGCTTTGTCTTCCAGACCCGGCGGAACGGTGCCGTCACCGGCTTCGTGAGCGTTGCCATATTCGTCGAGCTCGAACAGCTCCGGCGCGAGCGCCTTGCAGCGCGCGTGACCCTGGCATTTGTCGGGATCGACGTGAACCCTCAGTCGCGCTGTCATGGCTGCATCCTCGGTCCTGTGCGCGGGGCCCGCAGGGCGGCGCGTTCCTCTTGTCAATTTTCTCCGCGGCATTACCGCGAGCTTTAAGTTATATGCTATTACATTCGCGGCAGGCTTCCCCTGTCAAGCGCAAACTTATAGGCTTGCCTTCAACATGCGCTCCCATCTCGCTCGCAAGCCCGAAAACACCTACCATCATGGCGATCTCCGCGACGCCATGATCAAGGCCGCACTGCGCCAAGCGGAGCGGGGCGGCGCCGAGGCGATCAGCATCAAGGCGCTGGCCAAGCAGCTTGGCGTCTCGCAGCCGGCGCCATATCGGCACTTTGCCGATCGCGAGGCGCTGCTTGCGGCCGTGACGACGGAGGCGTTCCGGCAGTTCAGTGCGATCTTGCGGGAGGCGATGGCGAGGCCGTCGAAACAATCAACGCTGTCGCGGCTGGCGCAGGCGACACTCGAGTTCGGTCTGCGCCGCAACGGCATCTACCGTTTGATGTTCGCGTCGCGCACCGTCTCAAGCGCGGCCAAGGGCAGCGAGCTGCACGAGGCCACGCGTGAGACGTTTGCGCTCGTGATCGAGGCGCTGGAAGCTCCCGCGGTCGGCTATTTGCGCGAGCGGCAAGCGCTCAAGATCTGGGCGGCGCTGCACGGCGTCGTGATGCTGGCCGAGCAGGGCCTGTTTACCGGCGAATCGGCGCACGCCACGCGCGAGGAACTGGTTGAGGACTTCGTCAGGGAAACGAAGGCCGCGCTCGCGGTCGCGATCAAGGGCGCGCGGCGTCGAAAACCGACTGGTCCCTAAGCCTTCGCCTCCAACAGCGTCATCAGTTTGTTGACGGCGCTGTCAGGTGTGGTCACGACGGGACGACCGGTGGCTTCTGCGACCAGCGGTGCCGTCGCCGCAATGCTGAACTGCGCCAGCGCAATGACGTCGCAATCGCGCAGATCCTTTGACGCTTCGACGATCAGCCTGTCGTGCGTCGCGCGGTCGCCGCGGTCGAGCGCCGCCAGCGCGCCCTCGGCAAGTTTCGGCACGACCTGGATCGAGGCCGGAAACTCGGGCAGCATCGACATCAGCGTCGGCGGGAAGGTGGAGAGCAGGCCGACCCTTTTGCCCAACGTCACCGCCTGCTCGATCATGGCTTCATTCGGCTTCAGCACCGGCATCGGTGCATGCGCCCGCGCGACGGCCTCGATGCAGGGACCGA
This region includes:
- a CDS encoding sulfite oxidase-like oxidoreductase, which codes for MADDEPPSDSKLTRTKEKWAREGRFLTGRVARPRDQRLPPGQHLTKDWPVLDLGVVPPVSRERWRLDVYGAIENPVFWTFAEFAAQKQARFTSDIHCVTTWSRYDNEWEGLATRELLAACQPREDARFVVLHSHDGYTTNLTLEDFAAEDALLAHSWSGQPLTEEHGGPVRLVVPHLYFWKSAKWLQAIEFLTGDAPGFWEVRGYHNRGDPWAEQRYSDD
- a CDS encoding TetR/AcrR family transcriptional regulator, encoding MRSHLARKPENTYHHGDLRDAMIKAALRQAERGGAEAISIKALAKQLGVSQPAPYRHFADREALLAAVTTEAFRQFSAILREAMARPSKQSTLSRLAQATLEFGLRRNGIYRLMFASRTVSSAAKGSELHEATRETFALVIEALEAPAVGYLRERQALKIWAALHGVVMLAEQGLFTGESAHATREELVEDFVRETKAALAVAIKGARRRKPTGP
- a CDS encoding aspartate/glutamate racemase family protein, which produces MRISLIHALKHSIAPIEAAFAKAWPGAQLMNLLDDSLSADLARDGKLNDAMTERFLALGAYAAATGANAILFTCSAFGPCIEAVARAHAPMPVLKPNEAMIEQAVTLGKRVGLLSTFPPTLMSMLPEFPASIQVVPKLAEGALAALDRGDRATHDRLIVEASKDLRDCDVIALAQFSIAATAPLVAEATGRPVVTTPDSAVNKLMTLLEAKA
- a CDS encoding cytochrome P450, with translation MSDVSQPAAHPPVTDWVHDFDHTDPQWTEDPFPIWDELRAASPVVHTKRFLGCYLPTTYEAVREIANDTEHFSSRRIIVRDVRPEVGRNAAPPITSDPPVHKPAKQLLLPPFTPDAMKKLEPRMRTICNELIDGFIADGRVDAAARYSKYIPVRAIAHMLGIPESDSDLFINWIHMILELGIKDESRLLQAVQEMSAYFSAHIEERRTKPTDDLISYLMNAKDKEGNPLEDSHVLGSLRLLLIAGIDTTWSAIGSSLWHLARTPADRERLIAEPALIPTAVEELLRAYSPVTMAREVVKETTISGCPVKAGNMVLLSFPAANRDPKMFPDADKVVIDRRENRHAAFGLGIHRCVGSNLARMEMQVALEEWLKRIPDFALDPAGTVTWSQGTVRGPRQLPILLGKAM
- a CDS encoding ferredoxin — translated: MTARLRVHVDPDKCQGHARCKALAPELFELDEYGNAHEAGDGTVPPGLEDKAWLAKSNCPEIAIDVIEE